A genome region from Conger conger chromosome 16, fConCon1.1, whole genome shotgun sequence includes the following:
- the LOC133115036 gene encoding tartrate-resistant acid phosphatase type 5-like, with translation MFLHFLSLWPHIFPVVMCCPRSVMHRNLQDRNGTSIRFLAVGDWGGLPHPPYSTPVQQATARGMGRAAQDMGADFVLALGDNFYFTGVDSVEDPRFQETFERVFTARSLHVPWYVIAGNHDHHGDVRAQIAYSRVSERWHFPELYYELKFGVPGGPGPTLTVLMVDTVLLCGSSDDFADGGPRGPADAAGAGRQLRWLRRRMEASRADFLLVAGHYPVWSVAEHGPTRCLLEELRPLLVKHRATAYLSGHDHNLQYLEESGVGYVVSGAGNFVENSTRHWAHVPRGALRFFSGQSSPLGGFAHVEVTQERMVITFIQARGSSLYRASLPPRGINLFAAP, from the exons ATgttcctccacttcctgtctctgtggCCGCACATTTTCCCCGTGGTCATGTGCTGCCCTCGTTCCGTAATGCACCGTAATCTCCAGGACC GTAACGGGACGTCCATCCGGTTCCTGGCGGTGGGGGACTGGGGGGGCCTGCCCCACCCGCCCTACAGCACCCCGGTGCAGCAGGCCACGGCCCGCGGGATGGGGCGCGCCGCCCAGGACATGGGGGCCGACTTCGTGCTGGCGCTCGGAGACAACTTCTACTTCACAGGGGTGGACAGTGTGGAGGACCCCCGCTTCCAG GAGACGTTTGAGCGCGTCTTCACCGCACGGTCGCTCCACGTGCCCTGGTACGTCATCGCTGGGAACCACGATCACCACGGCGACGTGAGGGCGCAGATCGCCTACAGCAGGGTCTCTGAGCGATG gcacTTCCCAGAGCTCTACTACGAGCTGAAGTTCGGCGTGCCGGGGGGGCCGGGCCCCACGCTGACGGTTCTGATGGTGGACACGGTGCTGCTGTGCGGGAGCTCGGACGACTTCGCGGAcgggggcccccgggggccggCGGACGCGGCGGGGGCCGGCCGGCAGCTGCGGTGGCTCCGCCGCAGGATGGAGGCGTCCCGGGCGGACTTCCTGCTGGTGGCGGGGCACTACCCCGTGTGGTCGGTGGCCGAACACGGCCCCACGCGCTGCCTGCTGGAGGAgctgcgccccctgctggtcaagcACAGGGCCACCGCCTACCTCTCGGGCCACGACCACAACCTGCAG TACCTGGAGGAGTCGGGCGTGGGGTACGTGGTGAGCGGGGCGGGGAACTTCGTGGAGAACAGCACGCGGCACTGGGCGCACGTTCCCCGCGGGGCCCTCCGGTTCTTCAGCGGCCAGTCCTCCCCACTGGGGGGCTTCGCCCACGTGGAGGTCACCCAGGAGCGCATGGTCATCACCTTCATCCAGGCCAGAGGGTCCTCTCTCTACCGCGCCTCGCTGCCGCCAAGAGGCATCAATCTCTTCGCTGCCCCCTAG